A single window of Athene noctua chromosome 1, bAthNoc1.hap1.1, whole genome shotgun sequence DNA harbors:
- the GPR143 gene encoding G-protein coupled receptor 143, with amino-acid sequence MASPRLETYCCPNRDAATQLVMNFQPEVFCGVCIGSASVSLLLTILQLLPKKGQSPRKMPKASSSSTILLLISICDILGGLGMIFRSSVWLGFPGFIANISVVNGTDMWPSAFCVGSAMWIQLLYSAGFWWLFCYAVDSYLVVRRSAGLSTIVLYHMMTWGLAVMLCGEGIALLYYPSLSSCENGLEHAIPHYITTYAPLLLVLVVNPILFRRTVSAVASLLKGRQGIYTENERRLGTEIQIRFFKIMLVFVICWSSNIINESLLFYLEMQPDINETPLKNIRSAALITWIIMGVLNPMQGFLFTLAFYGWTGWRVDLKWQKREIAWESMSSSTVGENAYPSPVNYQSNIHDSKKISTTDSQQTDEAISMLSEGNTSSDERLTRSSPIYQGW; translated from the exons ATGGCTTCTCCCAGGTTAGAAACCTACTGCTGCCCAAACCGGGATGCAGCTACACAACTAGTGATGAACTTCCAGCCTGAAGTCTTCTGCGGAGTTTGCATTGGCAGCGCCTCTGTCAGTCTGCTCCTGACCATCCTGCAGCTCCTGCCGAAGAAGGGACAGAGCCCACGGAAGATGCCCAaagcctcctcctcttccaccatCCTTCTACTTATCTCCATTTGTGACATCCTTGGTGGCTTAG GTATGATCTTCAGATCAAGCGTATGGCTGGGCTTCCCAGGCTTCATAGCTAACATTTCTGTGGTGAACGGGACTGACATGTGGCCTTCTGCTTTCTGTGTGGGGAGCGCG atgtGGATCCAGCTATTATATAGTGCTGGCTTCTGGTGGTTGTTTTGCTATGCTGTTGATTCTTACTTGGTGGTGAGAAGATCAGCTGGACTGAG TACAATTGTGCTATACCACATGATGACGTGGGGCCTTGCAGTGATGCTCTGCGGGGAGGGAATCGCCCTGCTTTACTACCCTTCTCTCTCCAG CTGTGAAAATGGCTTGGAGCATGCAATCCCACATTACATCACAACCTATGCCCCACTCCTGCTAGTGCTGGTGGTCAACCCAATCCTGTTTAGGAGGACAGTATCAGCAG TTGCCTCCTTACTGAAAGGGAGACAAGGGATTTACACAGAGAATGAAAGACGTCTGGGGACAGAGATCCAGATCCGCTTCTTCAAAATTATGCTGGTATTTGTTATTTG CTGGTCATCCAACATCATCAATGAGAGCCTTTTGTTCTACCTTGAAATGCAGCCAGATATCAATGAAACACCCCTGAAAAACATCAGAAGTGCTGCACTAATCACATGGATTATAATG GGGGTTCTTAATCCGATGCAAGGCTTCCTCTTCACGTTGGCTTTCTATGGCTGGACGGGATGGAGAGTGGACCTGAAATggcaaaaaagagaaatagcCTGGGAGTCAATGTCCTCATCAACTGTGGGAGAAAATGCCTATCCCTCACCAGTGAACTACCAAAGCAACATCCATGACTCAAAGAAGATATCGACAACTGACAGCCAGCAGACTGATGAGGCTATAAGCATGTTGTCTGAAGGTAACACTAGCAGTGATGAGAGATTAACCAGGAGCTCTCCTATCTATCAGGGCTGGTAG